From a single Corynebacterium kroppenstedtii DSM 44385 genomic region:
- the murG gene encoding undecaprenyldiphospho-muramoylpentapeptide beta-N-acetylglucosaminyltransferase — protein MKRSQDTDGELSVVVAGGGTAGHIEPAMAVADAVRRSVPSARITALGTTKGLEGTLVPERGYDLRMIDPVPIPRKVNKALFSVPHRVRRAVNQTKDILRDVNADVLIGFGGYVSAPSYLAAKSLHIPFFVHEANARAGMANKLGIRLGGRGLAAVEGSGISAEIVGIPVRSEISSLDRSGLRAEAREYFGLDPDAPVLLVTGGSQGARSINNAVSGASRELGEAGVSVLHAYGKKNSIDVDHQDGTPPYIGVPYISRMDLALSAADMILCRSGAMTVAEVSAVGLPAVYVPLPHGNGEQALNAQPVVDNAGAILINDDGLTSQTIVDKVIPMITNPDVLTVMAEQTAKSSNPNAADDIAQRVIAAAR, from the coding sequence CGGAGAGCTCTCCGTTGTTGTTGCTGGTGGTGGCACTGCCGGTCATATCGAGCCCGCGATGGCAGTTGCCGACGCGGTTCGTCGCAGTGTGCCCTCTGCACGGATCACAGCATTAGGGACGACGAAGGGGCTCGAAGGAACTCTCGTTCCCGAACGTGGTTATGACCTGCGGATGATTGACCCAGTACCAATCCCACGCAAAGTTAATAAAGCACTTTTTTCTGTTCCACACCGTGTCCGTCGGGCGGTCAACCAAACAAAAGACATTTTGCGCGATGTCAACGCCGATGTTCTTATCGGGTTCGGCGGTTATGTGTCGGCCCCTTCGTATCTCGCGGCCAAATCCCTCCACATCCCATTCTTCGTGCATGAGGCGAACGCGCGAGCCGGTATGGCCAATAAGCTGGGAATTCGCTTAGGGGGACGTGGCTTAGCCGCCGTTGAAGGATCAGGTATTTCCGCGGAGATCGTGGGGATCCCGGTCCGCTCAGAGATCAGCTCGCTCGACCGGTCAGGACTTCGTGCAGAGGCCCGTGAGTATTTCGGTTTGGATCCCGACGCGCCAGTGTTGCTGGTCACAGGTGGTTCCCAGGGGGCACGGTCCATCAATAACGCCGTTTCCGGTGCATCACGCGAACTCGGGGAAGCAGGGGTCTCGGTGCTCCATGCCTATGGGAAGAAAAACTCAATAGACGTTGATCACCAGGATGGAACTCCGCCCTATATCGGCGTTCCCTATATCTCGCGGATGGATTTGGCATTGAGCGCCGCAGACATGATTCTCTGCCGGTCGGGGGCAATGACCGTCGCAGAAGTGTCCGCTGTCGGACTCCCGGCCGTCTATGTGCCACTCCCGCATGGCAATGGTGAGCAGGCGTTGAACGCCCAGCCCGTCGTGGACAACGCCGGGGCCATACTCATTAACGACGACGGCCTCACCAGCCAGACCATCGTCGACAAGGTGATTCCCATGATCACGAACCCTGATGTCTTAACGGTGATGGCGGAGCAAACGGCCAAAAGCAGCAACCCCAATGCCGCCGATGACATAGCTCAACGCGTTATTGCAGCAGCTCGATGA
- a CDS encoding cell division protein FtsQ/DivIB, producing MRGSRKASRRNAGAKGRQPGRSVPIDNFGSPVDSDEEREHSRVIHSGGRKESQGESRRRRRRRWWGAALIIVLLLVVGAVVLRIAPILTVSSFSVKGNEQTSKEDIIAASGIHEGQNMTRIDTHAAASHVVGLPWVTKATVERSWPRTISISVKEATVAFYVDDDGDHLFDDNGREFDVSPHPDGALKLDGNTSPDEETARAVAHVAQAVHEHAPGIVGDIDHIDAQNENNISLVFKDEKTVKWGTSNNASSKAEATKAVLQREGRVWDVSNPAQVSVKE from the coding sequence GTGAGAGGCTCACGAAAAGCGTCGCGTAGAAACGCTGGCGCTAAAGGCAGACAGCCGGGGCGCAGCGTACCCATCGACAATTTTGGTTCCCCCGTCGACTCTGACGAAGAGAGGGAGCACTCACGTGTCATTCATTCCGGTGGCCGTAAAGAATCGCAGGGTGAGAGCCGTCGCCGACGTCGCCGCCGGTGGTGGGGAGCAGCTCTCATCATCGTGCTTCTCCTTGTGGTCGGTGCGGTGGTTCTCCGGATCGCTCCTATCCTGACCGTGTCCTCTTTTTCTGTGAAAGGTAATGAGCAGACCTCGAAAGAGGACATCATTGCCGCCTCGGGGATTCACGAGGGTCAGAATATGACCCGGATTGATACTCATGCCGCAGCGTCACATGTTGTCGGATTGCCGTGGGTGACGAAGGCTACGGTGGAGCGCTCCTGGCCGCGGACTATCTCGATTTCGGTGAAGGAAGCAACCGTCGCGTTCTACGTTGACGATGATGGAGATCATCTTTTCGACGATAACGGGCGAGAGTTCGACGTTTCCCCGCATCCGGACGGGGCATTGAAGCTGGATGGGAACACTTCTCCCGATGAGGAGACTGCACGTGCAGTGGCACACGTCGCCCAGGCTGTTCACGAGCACGCGCCGGGTATCGTCGGCGATATTGACCATATTGATGCCCAGAATGAAAATAATATTTCGTTAGTTTTCAAAGACGAGAAAACGGTGAAATGGGGAACGAGTAATAATGCGTCGTCTAAAGCAGAAGCGACGAAGGCCGTGCTTCAGCGAGAAGGACGTGTATGGGATGTTTCCAACCCGGCTCAGGTCTCAGTCAAGGAATAG
- the murC gene encoding UDP-N-acetylmuramate--L-alanine ligase yields MHLERHARRVNPAHAITPDELRHVHMVGIGGVGMSGVARILLDRGYTVTGSDMKDSLTILALRAAGAVIATEHKAENLDLAGDTPTCVVTSFAAIPQDNPELVSARERGIPVVTRSDVLGALLLDHDALLIAGTHGKTSTTSLAVIALQQAGMDPSFAVGGQLSTTGTNAHHGTGSVFVAEADESDASLLTYSPNVAVVTNIEADHLDFYGSEQSYVHVFDEFADRIVDGGYLVVCVDDPHAAALAERIVQQGNRINVIGYGTSDACTRHPSIPVGAEITEITPKPDRTDALIRISLPAHASANNSAGEANEAETSTHRVEMHIPGKHMVLNAVAAIVSSVLVGADRERAVSGVNGFQGVRRRFESHGTISHVYYEGASVYDDYAHHPTEVRAVLTAAREKIQAMDPVEGHQRRVIVVFQPHMYSRTEEFASEFAEALSLADEAIVMDIYGAREKPIPGVTSDLIIDQMTISAHAAHRVDEVPRMVSSIAGPGDIILTMGAGTVTMLADPIVAALHEPVQ; encoded by the coding sequence ATGCACTTAGAGCGTCATGCCCGACGTGTCAATCCGGCACATGCAATAACCCCCGATGAACTCCGACATGTCCACATGGTGGGCATCGGCGGTGTCGGCATGTCTGGGGTGGCCCGGATCTTGTTAGACCGCGGATATACGGTCACCGGGTCGGACATGAAAGACTCGCTCACCATCCTGGCTTTACGAGCCGCCGGAGCTGTGATTGCCACGGAACATAAGGCGGAGAACCTGGACTTGGCGGGCGATACGCCGACATGTGTGGTGACCTCGTTTGCTGCTATTCCCCAGGACAATCCGGAACTGGTGAGCGCTCGTGAACGGGGAATCCCGGTGGTCACGCGGTCCGACGTTTTAGGCGCACTTCTGCTTGACCACGATGCTTTACTCATTGCCGGGACTCACGGAAAAACCTCGACGACGTCGCTGGCAGTTATCGCGCTGCAACAGGCAGGCATGGATCCCAGTTTCGCTGTTGGTGGACAGCTTTCCACGACCGGGACGAATGCGCATCATGGCACGGGCTCAGTGTTCGTTGCTGAAGCAGATGAGTCCGACGCGTCGTTGTTGACCTATTCACCCAATGTTGCGGTGGTGACCAACATTGAGGCGGACCACCTCGATTTTTATGGTTCCGAACAATCGTATGTTCACGTTTTTGATGAGTTTGCGGACCGCATTGTCGACGGTGGATATTTGGTGGTCTGCGTGGATGACCCGCACGCTGCGGCACTGGCTGAGCGGATTGTGCAGCAAGGGAACAGAATAAACGTCATTGGTTATGGAACGAGTGATGCGTGTACGCGCCATCCGTCGATCCCGGTGGGTGCGGAAATTACAGAGATCACTCCGAAGCCTGACCGCACGGATGCGCTGATCCGGATTTCCCTACCCGCACATGCGTCGGCTAACAACTCTGCTGGCGAGGCGAATGAGGCGGAAACGAGCACTCACCGCGTTGAGATGCATATCCCCGGGAAGCACATGGTTCTCAATGCCGTCGCTGCAATTGTCTCGTCGGTTCTTGTCGGGGCTGACCGTGAGCGCGCCGTGAGTGGTGTCAACGGCTTCCAGGGCGTGCGCCGTCGGTTCGAATCACACGGGACTATTTCGCATGTTTATTACGAGGGAGCGTCTGTTTACGATGATTACGCCCATCACCCGACCGAAGTGCGGGCGGTGTTGACCGCAGCGCGGGAAAAGATTCAGGCAATGGATCCTGTGGAAGGCCACCAGCGCAGAGTGATTGTTGTCTTCCAACCGCACATGTATTCCCGAACTGAGGAATTCGCTTCGGAGTTTGCTGAGGCTTTGTCCCTCGCCGACGAGGCCATCGTGATGGACATTTATGGTGCCCGTGAAAAGCCCATTCCTGGGGTGACGAGTGATCTCATCATCGACCAGATGACTATTTCGGCGCACGCCGCCCATCGAGTCGACGAGGTTCCTCGCATGGTGAGCAGTATCGCTGGGCCTGGCGACATCATTTTGACGATGGGCGCAGGAACCGTGACTATGCTGGCAGATCCAATTGTTGCAGCATTGCATGAACCGGTGCAGTAG
- a CDS encoding YggS family pyridoxal phosphate-dependent enzyme codes for MATYDERKAELSSRLDEVSRRIARAAESAGRDPKDIELLPVTKFHPYEDLQALADCGVTVVGENREQEARDKARRLGEDGVGLHIDMIGQVQSKKTNHIARWAHRVHTVDRLKIVHGLDNGMKRALDAGDRVSTQHENVDELPVFIQWSADGDPSRGGAKEDDLDSLADAVNSSQYLTLEGLMVVPPRDDDSAQVFARAAELSEAIRQKHEGRGGLSAGMSGDLENAIAAGSTVVRVGTAILGSRPVTL; via the coding sequence ATGGCTACCTACGACGAACGGAAAGCGGAGTTGTCGTCCCGCCTTGACGAGGTATCCCGTCGCATTGCACGCGCAGCTGAGTCAGCAGGGCGAGATCCTAAAGATATTGAGCTACTGCCGGTCACAAAGTTTCACCCCTACGAGGACCTCCAGGCATTAGCGGATTGTGGGGTCACCGTGGTGGGTGAAAACCGTGAGCAGGAAGCACGCGATAAAGCCCGCCGGCTCGGCGAAGATGGGGTGGGTCTTCATATCGACATGATCGGCCAGGTGCAGTCGAAGAAGACTAATCACATTGCACGGTGGGCTCACCGGGTTCACACTGTTGATCGGCTCAAAATTGTTCATGGTCTTGATAACGGCATGAAGCGTGCGCTGGACGCGGGTGACCGTGTAAGCACACAGCACGAGAACGTCGATGAGCTCCCAGTTTTTATTCAATGGAGTGCCGACGGTGATCCGTCGCGAGGCGGAGCGAAGGAAGATGATCTCGATTCCCTCGCAGACGCCGTCAATTCGTCGCAGTATCTCACCCTTGAGGGGCTGATGGTGGTGCCGCCGCGGGATGATGATTCAGCACAGGTCTTTGCCCGCGCTGCTGAATTATCTGAGGCCATTCGCCAGAAGCATGAAGGTCGCGGGGGTTTGTCGGCCGGGATGTCGGGCGATCTGGAAAATGCGATTGCGGCCGGATCAACAGTTGTGCGTGTCGGAACAGCTATTCTTGGCTCTAGGCCAGTAACTTTGTGA
- a CDS encoding DivIVA domain-containing protein translates to MQLTPADVHNVAFSKPPIGKRGYNEDEVDQFLDLVEDTLSELLDENSELKSAVESNSTESRDAASSSAASAPSAGSSVDEGALRAEIESQVRSELEQSLRRDIEQKVRQNLEAEYEARLVEARKQAEADARARFESEKQSQPQQPAQAASSVPGTDSETGEATAETHMQAARVLSLAQEMADRLTNDARQESQSMLDEARTAANKTISDADESSKRTLADAESRSTSQLNDAKQKSDSMIAEARQKSEAMVADAKQKSETMISDATAQSEAQVRSAQEKADQLRSDAERKHAEIMTTVKKQQEALEARIEELRTFEREYRTRLKTFLESQLEDLNSRGSAAPAGQLESND, encoded by the coding sequence ATGCAGCTGACTCCCGCTGATGTGCATAATGTAGCGTTCAGCAAGCCGCCGATCGGCAAGCGTGGCTACAACGAGGATGAGGTTGACCAGTTCCTCGACCTTGTCGAAGACACTCTCAGTGAGCTGCTTGATGAAAACTCTGAACTCAAGAGTGCCGTAGAAAGCAACTCGACAGAGTCTCGTGATGCTGCTTCATCTTCTGCAGCATCGGCACCAAGTGCTGGGTCCTCGGTTGATGAGGGCGCTCTCCGTGCGGAGATTGAGAGCCAGGTTCGCAGTGAACTGGAACAGTCACTCCGCCGAGACATTGAGCAGAAAGTTCGCCAGAACCTTGAAGCTGAGTACGAAGCACGGTTGGTCGAGGCTCGCAAACAAGCCGAGGCCGATGCTCGCGCTCGCTTCGAGTCTGAGAAGCAAAGCCAGCCGCAACAGCCCGCGCAGGCTGCATCGTCGGTCCCCGGTACCGACAGCGAGACCGGCGAGGCCACGGCAGAGACTCACATGCAGGCAGCTCGCGTCCTAAGCTTGGCCCAGGAGATGGCGGATCGTCTCACCAACGACGCCCGTCAGGAATCCCAGTCCATGCTGGATGAGGCTCGTACTGCAGCCAACAAGACCATTTCCGACGCTGACGAGTCCTCGAAGCGCACGCTGGCCGATGCAGAGTCCCGCTCGACAAGCCAGCTCAACGACGCTAAGCAGAAGTCGGATTCCATGATCGCCGAGGCTCGCCAGAAGTCCGAGGCCATGGTGGCAGATGCTAAGCAGAAGTCGGAGACAATGATTTCCGACGCCACCGCACAGTCGGAGGCTCAGGTCCGGTCGGCTCAGGAGAAGGCAGATCAGCTGCGTAGCGACGCCGAGCGTAAGCACGCAGAGATCATGACCACCGTGAAGAAGCAGCAGGAAGCTCTGGAGGCTCGTATCGAAGAGCTCCGTACCTTCGAGCGCGAATACCGTACCCGCCTGAAGACCTTCCTCGAATCTCAGCTGGAGGATTTGAACTCACGTGGTTCTGCGGCACCCGCCGGCCAGCTCGAGTCCAATGACTAG
- a CDS encoding cell division protein SepF → MDKVKEFFGLQPVEDYKRDSYYDDDYEDYDDYDDRPVEREPHADSYPRDSYGYRSGSSYGGSRYYSSSTPESRGTTTESPREPEIVRITLASFRQARQIGEAFRNGDIVVYDVSAMEKSQAQRVADFAAGIQIALDARTEKLTPRKFALIPKGVRLDDEQKEQLKEPDSL, encoded by the coding sequence ATGGATAAAGTAAAAGAATTCTTCGGCCTTCAGCCTGTAGAAGACTATAAACGCGATAGTTATTATGACGATGATTACGAGGACTACGACGATTACGACGATCGCCCCGTAGAGCGTGAGCCCCACGCCGACTCTTATCCCCGCGATTCCTATGGCTATCGGTCGGGGAGTAGCTACGGTGGATCCCGTTATTACTCCTCGTCGACGCCGGAATCCCGGGGAACGACGACAGAGTCGCCTCGTGAGCCCGAGATTGTGCGGATAACCCTGGCCTCGTTCCGGCAAGCCCGCCAAATTGGGGAAGCGTTCCGCAATGGTGACATCGTCGTTTATGACGTATCGGCGATGGAAAAGTCCCAGGCGCAGCGTGTGGCCGACTTCGCTGCAGGGATTCAGATTGCGCTCGACGCGCGGACCGAGAAGCTTACTCCGCGCAAGTTTGCGCTGATTCCGAAAGGCGTCAGGCTGGACGACGAGCAGAAAGAGCAGCTGAAAGAGCCCGACTCTCTCTAA
- the ftsZ gene encoding cell division protein FtsZ, whose amino-acid sequence MTTSDNYLAIIKVVGVGGGGVNAVNRMIEDGLKGVEFIAVNTDSQALMFTDADVKLDIGREATRGLGAGANPEVGRKSAEDHRDQIESTLQGADMVFVTAGEGGGTGTGAAPVVASIAKKQGALTVGVVTRPFTFEGPRRTKQALEGIEALREVCDTLIVIPNDRLLQMGDKNVSMMEAFRQADEVLHNGVRGITDLITTPGVINVDFADVRSVMSDAGSALMGIGAARGEGRAAQATELAISSPLLENTMEGAHGVLLSFAGGSDIGLFEVNDAANVVANLASDDANIIFGTIIDENLGDEVRVTVIATGFDDSTEQSSGAHAAQPANSQTTPAPRESNARDVFSGQPASSSSSGSAGAREQMTSSFQRREHSSADRGFGASAGSQPIGGSGESGSRQPYGQSDGSAGRPQSSGGSYQSEANRGLFTSGSRHSFSEDQSDLQRGGAQPQRGNDSRNDFDDDDDDLDLPFS is encoded by the coding sequence ATGACGACATCGGATAACTACCTCGCCATCATCAAAGTGGTTGGCGTTGGCGGCGGCGGCGTCAACGCTGTCAATCGCATGATTGAAGATGGCCTCAAGGGAGTCGAGTTCATCGCCGTGAACACCGACTCTCAGGCGCTTATGTTCACTGACGCGGACGTCAAGCTTGACATCGGCCGCGAAGCGACTCGTGGCCTGGGGGCTGGCGCCAACCCTGAGGTAGGCCGGAAGTCTGCCGAGGATCATCGTGACCAGATTGAATCCACCCTGCAGGGTGCGGATATGGTCTTCGTCACCGCAGGTGAAGGTGGTGGAACCGGAACGGGTGCCGCCCCGGTGGTCGCGAGCATCGCGAAGAAGCAAGGCGCGTTGACCGTCGGCGTTGTGACCCGTCCATTTACCTTCGAAGGGCCGCGTCGTACGAAGCAGGCTCTTGAGGGCATCGAAGCTTTGCGCGAAGTGTGTGACACGTTGATTGTCATTCCGAATGACCGCTTGCTTCAGATGGGCGACAAGAACGTCTCCATGATGGAAGCCTTCCGCCAGGCTGACGAAGTTCTCCACAATGGTGTCCGAGGCATCACCGACCTGATTACCACCCCAGGCGTCATTAACGTTGACTTTGCCGACGTTCGCTCAGTCATGTCGGATGCTGGTTCGGCCTTGATGGGAATCGGTGCTGCTCGTGGTGAAGGGCGTGCCGCTCAAGCTACCGAACTGGCCATTAGCTCCCCTCTGTTGGAAAACACCATGGAGGGCGCCCACGGTGTCTTGTTGTCCTTCGCAGGCGGCTCGGACATCGGCCTCTTCGAGGTCAACGATGCAGCTAATGTCGTTGCCAACTTGGCCTCTGACGATGCCAACATCATCTTCGGAACGATTATCGACGAAAACCTCGGCGACGAGGTTCGAGTCACCGTGATCGCTACCGGGTTTGACGACAGCACCGAGCAGTCGAGCGGTGCTCATGCTGCTCAGCCGGCGAATTCTCAAACGACACCTGCACCACGGGAATCGAATGCCCGTGACGTGTTCTCCGGCCAGCCGGCGAGTTCGTCATCGTCGGGTTCCGCGGGCGCTCGTGAGCAGATGACGTCTTCCTTCCAGCGCCGTGAGCACAGCTCTGCGGACCGTGGTTTCGGAGCGTCCGCCGGGTCGCAACCGATCGGTGGCTCTGGGGAGAGCGGCTCCCGGCAGCCTTATGGACAGTCCGACGGATCTGCAGGGCGTCCCCAGAGCAGCGGTGGGTCCTACCAGTCCGAGGCAAACCGCGGGCTTTTCACCTCCGGTAGCCGGCATAGCTTCTCTGAGGATCAATCCGATCTGCAGCGTGGTGGAGCTCAGCCACAGCGGGGGAATGACTCCCGTAACGACTTTGACGACGACGATGACGATCTGGACCTGCCCTTCTCCTAA
- the pgeF gene encoding peptidoglycan editing factor PgeF — translation MTTRAGGVSRAPYESFNLGDHVGDDPAAVAENREHFARVLGLPMDRVLYMEQIHSPTVTVVNSSMTSPIEATDAMVTTERDLALVVLTADCVPLLLSDDVSGIVAAVHAGRLGARNGIVKATVETMIRCGAKSAHMHALMGAAASGERYEVPADMVRDVEQHLPGSSSTTQWGTPSLDLRRGLVRQLMSMGVTAIDADPRCTISEDATFFSYRREGTTGRQAAAVWMPSEAWT, via the coding sequence ATGACTACGCGAGCCGGCGGGGTTTCCCGTGCGCCCTATGAATCATTCAATCTCGGCGATCACGTCGGCGATGACCCAGCTGCCGTCGCCGAGAACCGCGAGCACTTTGCTCGGGTTCTGGGTCTTCCCATGGATCGTGTTCTCTATATGGAACAGATTCATTCCCCGACGGTCACGGTCGTTAATAGTTCGATGACAAGCCCAATTGAAGCAACAGACGCGATGGTCACGACCGAACGTGACTTAGCCTTGGTCGTGCTCACTGCGGACTGTGTGCCGTTGCTCCTCTCCGACGACGTGTCCGGCATTGTTGCCGCTGTCCACGCGGGTCGATTGGGCGCGCGCAACGGGATCGTCAAAGCGACGGTGGAAACGATGATCCGCTGTGGGGCCAAGTCGGCACACATGCACGCACTGATGGGCGCGGCTGCGTCGGGAGAGCGGTACGAAGTGCCCGCTGATATGGTCCGTGATGTAGAGCAGCACCTGCCCGGGTCATCGAGCACCACGCAATGGGGAACTCCGAGCCTCGATTTACGACGAGGGCTGGTTCGTCAATTGATGAGTATGGGTGTCACGGCGATTGATGCGGATCCCCGGTGCACGATTAGTGAGGACGCAACGTTCTTCTCGTACAGGCGTGAGGGCACGACAGGTAGGCAGGCGGCCGCAGTGTGGATGCCGTCGGAGGCGTGGACATAA
- a CDS encoding YggT family protein, producing the protein MTALSLTIYTIARIYSFILIVRIVVEMIASFSRSWRPPRWFALAAEPFFVVTDPPVKALRKLIPPLNLGGGVGLDLSVLVLFFALEVIAMVFRPTGVFGLY; encoded by the coding sequence GTGACTGCTCTTTCGCTCACTATCTATACGATCGCGCGGATTTACTCTTTCATCCTGATCGTCAGGATCGTCGTTGAAATGATCGCCAGTTTCTCCCGGTCTTGGCGGCCTCCGCGGTGGTTTGCGTTGGCTGCGGAGCCTTTCTTTGTTGTCACAGACCCACCGGTCAAAGCTCTGAGAAAACTCATTCCTCCCCTCAACCTTGGGGGCGGCGTGGGCCTGGACCTATCAGTCCTCGTTTTGTTCTTCGCGCTGGAAGTTATTGCGATGGTATTCCGACCGACTGGTGTGTTCGGCTTGTACTAA